The Phycisphaeraceae bacterium genome window below encodes:
- a CDS encoding tetratricopeptide repeat protein, with protein MASQEWNREWHDAEEHADRAQDLFERGRFPEAEAELRKALAVDPDRGEWQFTLGLTLEAAGRDGEALECFRRAIELEPGAVEPYLAAGACANRLGRHEDALPHLEQANRIDPASEFGYAHRIDALTELGRHDEAETVYYIAQERLEEMPRCLAAMGESLFARGLHQRAAWCFREALRQEPTLPRVRARLAAVVAAGGQPQRAVQLLLQELRDDPGNVDTILEFGALLVELNRLPEAAEKFTRAIELQPANPMAHWSLGDLALRTGRPDQAVVEFELVQRLDPEFPSIQLELAEAHLRVGDLNAARARLRAHLAIDDEPSESADGVIRLGTLLLEAGLYPEAVSILSGAAERFPGIPLIWRHLAFARFRVGDRRGGVAASLKLHALDPDCTEAVHNLALAAIEAGDFAEARRWIMVGSSRWPHEAGFRHLRTRLALARTGEVLNRSVMRVRVLLHRAREWFARLLR; from the coding sequence ATGGCAAGCCAGGAGTGGAATCGTGAATGGCACGACGCGGAGGAGCACGCGGACCGCGCGCAGGATCTCTTCGAGCGTGGCCGCTTCCCCGAGGCCGAGGCGGAGCTTCGCAAGGCGCTCGCGGTCGATCCCGACCGGGGCGAGTGGCAGTTCACCCTGGGGCTGACCCTCGAGGCGGCGGGCCGGGATGGCGAGGCGCTCGAGTGCTTCCGCCGGGCCATCGAACTCGAACCTGGCGCGGTGGAGCCCTACCTTGCGGCTGGAGCCTGCGCGAATCGGCTGGGCCGACATGAGGACGCGCTCCCCCACCTCGAACAGGCGAACCGCATCGATCCCGCCAGCGAGTTCGGATACGCCCATCGCATTGACGCGCTGACCGAGCTTGGTCGGCACGACGAAGCGGAGACCGTCTACTACATCGCCCAGGAGCGGCTCGAAGAGATGCCTCGCTGCCTCGCGGCGATGGGTGAATCGCTCTTCGCCCGAGGCCTGCATCAGCGGGCCGCGTGGTGCTTCCGCGAAGCGCTCCGTCAGGAGCCCACGCTGCCCCGAGTTCGAGCGCGCCTCGCCGCCGTGGTGGCCGCGGGAGGTCAGCCGCAGCGCGCGGTCCAGCTCCTGCTTCAGGAGCTGCGCGACGACCCGGGCAATGTCGACACGATTCTTGAGTTCGGTGCGCTGCTGGTCGAGTTGAATCGGCTTCCCGAGGCCGCGGAGAAGTTCACCCGCGCGATCGAGCTTCAGCCGGCCAATCCGATGGCCCACTGGTCGCTTGGCGACCTCGCCCTGCGCACCGGTCGGCCGGATCAGGCCGTCGTCGAGTTTGAACTGGTGCAGCGCCTCGACCCCGAGTTTCCATCGATTCAGCTTGAACTTGCCGAGGCGCACCTGCGCGTCGGCGATCTCAACGCCGCCCGCGCGCGGCTTCGAGCCCATCTGGCCATCGACGATGAGCCCTCCGAGAGCGCCGACGGCGTGATCCGACTCGGCACGCTGCTTCTTGAGGCGGGACTCTATCCCGAGGCGGTGTCGATTCTCTCCGGCGCTGCCGAGCGCTTCCCGGGCATTCCGCTCATCTGGAGGCATCTCGCGTTCGCGCGCTTTCGCGTTGGCGATCGCCGAGGCGGCGTGGCGGCCTCGCTCAAGCTGCACGCGCTTGACCCCGACTGCACCGAGGCAGTTCACAACCTCGCGTTGGCCGCGATCGAAGCGGGTGACTTCGCCGAGGCGAGACGCTGGATCATGGTGGGGAGTTCCCGCTGGCCGCACGAAGCTGGTTTCAGGCACCTACGGACGCGCCTCGCGCTCGCTCGAACCGGAGAAGTCCTGAACCGAAGCGTGATGAGAGTTCGGGTGCTCCTGCACCGCGCCCGGGAGTGGTTTGCGCGACTGCTGCGCTGA
- the rpsR gene encoding 30S ribosomal protein S18, with amino-acid sequence MTQFQSPPPKLDAKVGADGRIWVDYRAVDDLRRMMTPNGKIYSRRRLALSASEQKAVALAIKRARFMALLPYTNAVV; translated from the coding sequence ATGACGCAGTTTCAATCTCCTCCTCCGAAGCTTGACGCCAAGGTCGGCGCCGATGGCCGCATCTGGGTCGATTACCGCGCAGTGGATGACCTTCGGCGCATGATGACGCCGAACGGCAAGATCTACAGCCGTCGACGCCTGGCGCTCTCAGCGAGCGAGCAGAAGGCCGTGGCGCTCGCCATCAAGCGGGCGCGCTTCATGGCCCTTTTGCCCTACACGAACGCGGTCGTCTGA
- a CDS encoding MiaB/RimO family radical SAM methylthiotransferase yields MATVFLETFGCQMNELDSELVRSHLRALGHSFVDDWQTAEVVLFNTCSVREHAEHKAYSRLGIIGQRKKRGEQVILGVLGCMAERDGPDMLRRYPQVDLLCGPGELDRLPLLIDNAFRSGQAPASERVALAGNRHRRSATLAAAEDSLELLDLARAFDPDAREGRAWSAYVRITRGCNKFCTYCVVPNTRGAEVHRPPDHIVEECRKLAEAGVVEITLLGQTVNHYRYTHGVSTDASGREAPQVGPGLSAFRGPEAERLAQSGGGERDAIDASGRRVTTFARLLARIHDEVPQLRRLRFVTSYPRDFGPDVLDVIAARPRIAPYIHAPAQSGSDRILKLMNRGYQVADYRAFVESIFERMPQATLAGDFIVGFPTETDEDFEASLALIRELPFKNNFIFKYSPRPGTVAIDRFADDVPVEIKKLRNNTMLEVQAETSRRVHAAWVGREVEILVERIGSRRGAAEGDSERGAVTPSAAEDAHPRESEAPRRVALAVIGAGSRGRGESERGGHGGYAGHGGFGGEGGQAGHAGKDSHASLRVAEGAPGSRPGANGDRSPRANEMIEIIGRTSGDLIVSCRQSASSVADLRPGAFVRVRLDSAEPLLLRGTVSGRA; encoded by the coding sequence ATGGCGACTGTCTTCCTCGAAACCTTTGGCTGCCAGATGAACGAGCTCGACAGCGAGCTGGTTCGCTCCCACTTGCGGGCGCTGGGGCACTCCTTCGTGGATGATTGGCAGACCGCCGAAGTGGTGCTCTTCAACACCTGCTCGGTGCGCGAACACGCTGAACACAAGGCCTACAGCCGGTTGGGCATCATCGGCCAGCGGAAGAAGCGCGGGGAGCAGGTGATCCTGGGCGTCCTCGGCTGCATGGCGGAGCGGGATGGGCCGGACATGCTGCGTCGCTACCCGCAGGTGGACCTCCTTTGCGGGCCGGGTGAACTCGACCGGCTTCCGCTCCTGATTGACAACGCCTTCCGCTCGGGGCAGGCGCCCGCCTCGGAGAGGGTTGCACTTGCCGGCAATCGGCATCGCCGGAGTGCGACCCTGGCCGCGGCGGAGGATTCACTGGAACTGCTCGATCTGGCGAGGGCCTTCGACCCCGATGCCCGTGAAGGGCGCGCCTGGAGCGCCTATGTACGCATCACTCGGGGCTGCAACAAGTTCTGCACCTACTGCGTGGTTCCCAATACGCGCGGTGCCGAGGTTCATCGCCCGCCCGACCACATTGTCGAGGAGTGCCGCAAACTGGCTGAGGCGGGCGTCGTGGAGATCACGCTCCTTGGTCAGACGGTCAATCACTACCGCTACACCCACGGCGTCTCGACCGACGCGTCGGGCCGAGAGGCCCCACAGGTCGGACCGGGGCTGTCGGCCTTCCGAGGTCCCGAGGCGGAGCGCCTGGCGCAGAGCGGCGGCGGGGAACGGGACGCGATCGACGCGAGTGGGCGGAGAGTGACCACCTTCGCGAGGCTCCTCGCTCGCATCCACGACGAGGTGCCGCAACTGAGGCGCCTCCGTTTCGTCACGAGCTACCCGCGCGACTTCGGCCCCGATGTGCTCGATGTCATCGCCGCGAGGCCGAGGATTGCGCCGTACATCCACGCGCCGGCCCAGTCGGGTTCCGATCGCATCCTGAAGCTCATGAATCGCGGCTATCAGGTCGCCGACTATCGAGCGTTCGTCGAGTCGATCTTCGAGCGCATGCCGCAGGCGACGCTCGCGGGGGACTTCATCGTCGGCTTCCCGACGGAGACGGATGAGGACTTCGAAGCGTCGCTCGCGCTGATCAGGGAGTTGCCCTTCAAGAACAACTTCATCTTCAAGTACTCGCCGCGCCCGGGCACGGTCGCCATCGATCGCTTCGCTGATGATGTCCCCGTCGAGATCAAGAAACTCAGGAACAACACGATGCTCGAAGTGCAGGCCGAGACGAGTCGGCGCGTGCATGCCGCATGGGTGGGGCGCGAGGTCGAGATCCTGGTTGAGCGGATCGGAAGTCGCCGGGGCGCGGCCGAGGGTGACTCGGAGAGGGGGGCGGTCACGCCGTCGGCGGCTGAGGATGCGCACCCACGCGAGAGTGAAGCGCCGCGCCGGGTGGCGCTCGCGGTGATCGGCGCGGGAAGTCGTGGCCGTGGCGAGAGCGAGCGGGGCGGGCATGGGGGATATGCCGGGCATGGCGGATTCGGCGGGGAGGGCGGGCAAGCAGGTCATGCCGGGAAGGACTCGCATGCCAGCCTGCGCGTCGCCGAGGGAGCGCCCGGATCACGGCCCGGCGCGAACGGAGATCGTTCGCCTCGCGCGAACGAGATGATCGAGATCATCGGGCGCACCAGCGGTGACCTCATTGTCTCATGCCGTCAGAGTGCATCGAGCGTTGCGGATCTTCGTCCCGGTGCCTTTGTTCGAGTGCGCCTCGACTCCGCCGAACCACTTCTTCTGCGGGGCACGGTGAGCGGGCGTGCGTGA
- a CDS encoding metallophosphoesterase family protein gives MTCDRTILVLSDLHLGKGPCTVRALEPLLHGAREVVVNGDVAELHLPGAVDRAREELERLRDACCRAGASLRCIEGNHDLGVSGVRHALLADGRVLVTHGDAFDPCVAPWSPWAADARAAVASVLAQYPESERDSADAVFEAARAAAACEWADADRARRHASAWALLLRPHAILLILKYWRRYPHLAGAFAARCAPGAQVVVCGHSHRPGVWRIDGRIILNTGHFEFPARPYAVLIDDEGAGEPARVAWQRIRRRRGLYELAPEATASFMLRPAAATAAPSTPLAMPQPSRSATSSSVATLPRAPGA, from the coding sequence GTGACCTGCGATCGCACCATCCTGGTCCTCTCCGATCTTCACCTTGGCAAGGGGCCGTGCACCGTTCGAGCGCTCGAGCCGCTTCTGCACGGGGCGCGCGAAGTGGTGGTCAACGGAGATGTCGCCGAACTGCATCTTCCCGGCGCAGTCGATCGCGCTCGTGAGGAACTCGAGCGGCTCCGCGACGCCTGCTGCCGCGCCGGAGCTTCGCTGCGCTGCATCGAGGGGAACCATGATCTCGGCGTCTCCGGCGTGCGCCACGCCCTCCTCGCCGACGGTCGGGTGCTGGTGACCCACGGTGACGCCTTCGATCCTTGTGTCGCCCCGTGGTCGCCATGGGCGGCCGATGCGCGCGCTGCAGTGGCGAGCGTGCTTGCACAGTATCCGGAGAGCGAACGCGATTCGGCCGATGCAGTCTTCGAGGCCGCCCGCGCAGCCGCCGCGTGCGAGTGGGCCGACGCCGATCGAGCTCGTCGTCATGCGAGCGCCTGGGCGCTGCTCCTGCGACCGCACGCGATCCTGCTGATCCTCAAGTACTGGCGACGCTATCCGCACCTCGCCGGCGCCTTCGCCGCTCGGTGTGCTCCCGGCGCCCAGGTGGTCGTTTGCGGCCACTCCCATCGTCCCGGAGTATGGCGCATTGACGGTCGCATCATTCTCAACACGGGACACTTCGAGTTTCCCGCCAGGCCCTACGCGGTGCTGATCGACGACGAGGGGGCGGGCGAGCCGGCGCGCGTGGCGTGGCAGCGCATCCGCCGCCGCCGCGGTCTCTATGAGCTCGCGCCCGAGGCCACGGCGAGCTTCATGCTGCGGCCGGCCGCGGCAACGGCGGCGCCATCCACGCCGCTCGCAATGCCGCAACCATCGAGGAGCGCCACGAGCAGTTCGGTGGCGACATTGCCCCGAGCGCCGGGCGCATAG
- a CDS encoding M20/M25/M40 family metallo-hydrolase — MRYDLLRTLCEAPGVAGREERIRDIIRGEIKGLFDEVEEDRLGSLICTRRAKVRSSTKGSRKSARTAAAPRVLLAAHMDEIGFYVRHVDDEGMVWLNPAGGFDPRNLFSRRVVLITRDGDFTGVMNPGGKPIHISSEAERSKVPGVEEFFVDLGLDAATVRKAVQIGDFVVPHEPFFETERKVVSKAIDNRVACFIAIETMRAIAKRGSRHGADLIVAFTTQEEVGLRGALVAAQTVGADIGVGIDVNLACDTPGVPETQRVTKQGAGAAIMVQDSSMISDHRLIEEVCAVARRHRIAHQRAILPRGGQDAGAIQRAGRGARCIAIGPGTRYIHTVTEMIDKRDTEACIELLAAWLPTVS; from the coding sequence ATGCGCTACGACCTCCTTCGAACGCTGTGTGAAGCGCCCGGTGTTGCCGGACGCGAAGAACGCATCCGTGACATCATTCGCGGCGAGATCAAGGGTCTGTTCGACGAGGTCGAGGAAGATCGCCTTGGTTCACTCATCTGCACCCGGCGTGCGAAGGTGCGCTCTTCGACCAAGGGCTCCCGCAAGAGCGCGCGCACCGCTGCGGCACCGCGCGTGCTGCTCGCAGCGCACATGGATGAAATCGGCTTCTATGTCCGCCATGTCGATGACGAAGGCATGGTCTGGCTGAACCCCGCCGGAGGATTCGATCCCCGCAACCTCTTCAGTCGCCGAGTCGTGCTCATCACGCGCGACGGCGACTTCACTGGCGTGATGAACCCGGGCGGCAAGCCGATTCACATCTCATCCGAGGCGGAGCGATCGAAGGTCCCCGGAGTCGAAGAGTTCTTCGTTGACCTCGGGCTCGATGCGGCCACGGTCAGGAAGGCCGTCCAGATCGGCGACTTCGTCGTTCCGCATGAGCCCTTCTTCGAGACGGAGCGCAAGGTCGTCTCCAAGGCGATTGACAATCGCGTGGCCTGCTTCATCGCCATCGAGACCATGCGCGCCATCGCCAAGCGAGGTTCGCGCCACGGCGCCGATCTCATCGTCGCCTTCACGACGCAGGAGGAAGTCGGCTTGCGCGGCGCGCTGGTGGCGGCGCAGACCGTCGGGGCTGACATCGGCGTCGGCATCGATGTCAATCTCGCCTGCGACACGCCGGGCGTGCCCGAGACGCAGCGAGTCACGAAGCAGGGGGCCGGCGCCGCCATCATGGTGCAGGATTCGTCGATGATCTCCGATCATCGTCTCATCGAAGAGGTCTGCGCGGTGGCGCGGCGCCACCGCATTGCCCATCAGCGGGCGATTCTTCCCCGGGGCGGTCAGGACGCCGGCGCCATTCAACGGGCCGGCCGCGGCGCCCGATGCATCGCCATCGGGCCGGGCACCCGCTACATCCACACTGTGACCGAGATGATCGACAAGCGGGACACCGAGGCGTGCATCGAGTTGCTCGCCGCGTGGCTCCCGACCGTGTCGTAG
- a CDS encoding aminomethyltransferase family protein, which yields MTATATSAAPATRTTPAAACIIAAKAAIEAIVASAAVSASATSDARVAITACTAPPYHGAMPRHSPFHDEQLAFATRENERRARLVAEAGRGDAQAAAFAANRAEVSWLPFGPDDADPEQVRQVVAAYGPFEPEYAAIRRSVALVDPFHRATLRVTGAERRDFLNRMLTQDVATLKVGQSRRGFWLNRKGRIDTDLLIVETGDEILLDVDACAASEVRESLDRFLFSEDVQIEEASTTWARLSLHGPKSGALLDASGVTGADALAPGGVAAGVVSGSRVIAAREDTCATKGFELFVPIDGAIALWQRLVEQARPAGWEAWNSARIEGGTPLFRVDFGQESLPHETGVVRSHVSFRKGCYPGQEIVARMESLGAPKQQVVAFRAAGEETPVSGAQLRRPSEPMGTPIGVVTSSTISPLLRSIIGLATVRSALAEPGSKVAAHADGHALEVEVLGPPAPLIDATSGVGAA from the coding sequence ATGACCGCCACGGCGACCTCAGCCGCTCCGGCGACCAGGACCACCCCGGCTGCCGCGTGCATCATCGCCGCCAAGGCGGCGATCGAAGCGATCGTCGCCAGCGCTGCTGTCTCCGCCAGCGCAACCAGCGACGCCCGCGTCGCCATCACCGCCTGCACCGCGCCCCCCTACCATGGCGCCATGCCCCGGCACTCGCCGTTCCATGACGAACAGCTTGCCTTCGCGACGCGGGAGAATGAGCGCCGCGCCCGTCTCGTGGCTGAAGCGGGCCGGGGCGACGCGCAGGCGGCCGCGTTCGCCGCGAATCGCGCCGAAGTCTCCTGGCTTCCGTTCGGCCCCGATGATGCCGACCCCGAGCAGGTACGGCAGGTGGTCGCCGCCTACGGTCCATTCGAGCCTGAGTATGCGGCCATTCGCCGGAGCGTCGCGCTCGTAGATCCCTTCCACCGCGCTACCCTTCGCGTCACCGGAGCCGAGCGGCGCGACTTCCTGAACCGAATGCTCACTCAGGATGTCGCCACGCTGAAGGTCGGTCAGTCACGGCGGGGCTTCTGGTTGAATCGCAAGGGTCGGATCGACACCGATCTCCTCATCGTTGAGACGGGCGACGAGATCCTGCTCGATGTCGACGCTTGTGCCGCGAGCGAAGTGCGCGAATCGCTTGATCGATTCCTCTTCAGTGAGGATGTCCAGATCGAGGAGGCGAGCACCACTTGGGCTCGTCTCTCGCTGCATGGACCGAAGTCGGGAGCGCTTCTCGACGCATCGGGAGTGACCGGTGCTGACGCCCTCGCACCAGGCGGTGTTGCGGCCGGAGTGGTCTCTGGTTCGCGCGTCATCGCAGCGCGAGAGGACACCTGCGCCACGAAGGGCTTCGAGTTGTTCGTTCCGATCGACGGAGCCATCGCCCTCTGGCAACGCCTGGTCGAGCAGGCTCGCCCCGCAGGATGGGAGGCATGGAACAGTGCGCGCATCGAAGGCGGCACGCCGCTCTTCCGCGTCGACTTCGGCCAGGAGAGCCTCCCCCACGAGACCGGCGTCGTGCGCTCGCATGTGAGTTTTCGAAAGGGCTGCTACCCGGGTCAGGAGATCGTCGCTCGCATGGAGTCGCTCGGCGCGCCGAAGCAGCAGGTGGTCGCCTTCCGCGCCGCAGGCGAAGAGACGCCGGTCAGCGGCGCCCAGTTGCGCCGGCCATCGGAACCGATGGGCACGCCGATCGGTGTGGTGACAAGCAGCACCATCTCGCCACTCTTGCGATCGATCATCGGACTCGCGACCGTGCGAAGCGCCCTCGCGGAACCGGGGAGCAAGGTCGCCGCGCACGCCGATGGTCACGCCCTCGAGGTTGAAGTCCTCGGACCGCCGGCACCCTTGATTGACGCCACGAGCGGAGTCGGAGCCGCATGA